From Pseudoalteromonas sp. Scap06:
CCACGATTTAGGCCCTACCTGGATATTTCCGCAACAGCCTAATATTCAACAATTAGTTGCTGCTTTAAACATCCCCGTGTTTGAACAATACACCCAAGGCGATGTGTTGTATCAAGCATCGCATACTGCCCCTGCACAGCAAATTGCAGGGGCTGGCGAAATGCAGTTATTTAGAATACAAAACGGTATGAGCAAGCTTATCAATTTGCTTTATCAGCAGCTTGAGCCAAACACCGTTAAATTAGAGCACGCTGTTAGCGAAGTAAAAACGCTCTCCGATGGCTGGTATATAAGCGCTAATTACCAAGGGAGTACGCAACACTATACTTGCGATCAGTTACTATTGGCGTTACCGCCTAGAATGATCAGCCAACATTTAACCCCGCATTTATGGGCTGATAATGGTTTAGCACAGCGTTTAGCGTCGGTGCCTACGTGGATGGCAGGCCAAGCAAAGTTTATTGCCACTTTTGAGCACGCTTTTTGGCGAGATAGAAATTTATCGGGACAATGTTTTAGCCGTGTAGGCCCATTGGTAGAAGTTCATGATGCGTCAGCCAGTGAGCATTCTTACCCTGCTCTGTTTGGCTTTATTGGCGTGCCTTACTTGCAGCGCAGTAAAGTGACCAGAGAACAATTAACCCAAGCTTGCCTTGATCAGCTCAGCTATTTTTACGGTGAGCAAGCCTATACAGCGAAAAAGCTGCATTATAAAGGATTGGGCTGAGGATGAATTTGTTGCCAACAGAGATGACCAAATAGGTGTATCGCAGCATCCTGAATTCAATTTTTCAGGGCTTAGCGAGCAGCTTAAACAGTTAAAAGTGCATTTTGTGGGGAGTGAATTTGCACAGCATGAGGCAGGCTATTTAGAGGGGGCTATAAACGCTGTAGATAGCGCCTTAGCTAATTTAATGAATCCTTAGCTTTTTAAAAGGCGTGCAATGTAGGCACGCCTTTATAAGGTATCAGTCTTCTGATTTGATAACGGTTTCTTCACCTGTGCCAAGCATAGTAGCTAACCAACGCCCTTCATCACTGGCTTCAAGTGCTATTTTTACAATCATGGTTAACGGCACTGATAGCAGCATACCCACAGAGCCTAATAACCAGCCCCAAAATATTAATGATAAGAACACCACCAAGGTAGAAAGCCCGAGGCCTTTACCCATGTATTTTGGCTCTACAATATTCCCCATAACGGTATTAATAGTTAAATAACCCGCGCCGACGAGCCCTGCCACTAATGGACCTTGCGTAATAAGCGCCAGTAACAGTGCTGGCACAGCCGCAATGATTGAACCAATGTTAGGAATGTAATTAAGCATAAATGCCAATACGCCCCATAGTACAAAATAATCAACATCGAGTATCCACAGGTAAAAACCAGCAATTACACCGGTAGCTAAACTCACTAAGGTTTTAATGGCTAAATAAGAGTTAATAGAGTCTAAAAAACGGTCAATTTGCTTAATTTTGCTGTCGGGATCGTCCAGTGCTAAATGAATTTTTTTGCCAAGTATCGGCCCTTCAAACAGCATAAAAACAACTGTTAAAATAATTAAAAACATATTGGCCATTACGCTACCTAAACCCGTTAGCATATTGGTGGCAACATCAACCATTTTGCCAGGATCAAACATAGACAAAATTTGTTCTTTATTAATTAAAATATTGTATTGTGAGGCTACATCAACCAACCATACAAATTCTTCTTTTAATTGTGCTTTATATTCAGGTAATTGTTTTGAAAAATCGTTAACCGACTGCCCTACTAAACCGCCTAAGCTAACCCCTAAGCCCATAATAATAAGCACCACAAGCACTACCGCTATGCCTTTTGGAATACGGTAACGAGCAAAAAAATTAATGAGTGGGCTACAA
This genomic window contains:
- a CDS encoding AI-2E family transporter; translated protein: MASLTGVNKSLIIFAALVIVLAGIKAASAIVIPFILAAFIAIICSPLINFFARYRIPKGIAVVLVVLIIMGLGVSLGGLVGQSVNDFSKQLPEYKAQLKEEFVWLVDVASQYNILINKEQILSMFDPGKMVDVATNMLTGLGSVMANMFLIILTVVFMLFEGPILGKKIHLALDDPDSKIKQIDRFLDSINSYLAIKTLVSLATGVIAGFYLWILDVDYFVLWGVLAFMLNYIPNIGSIIAAVPALLLALITQGPLVAGLVGAGYLTINTVMGNIVEPKYMGKGLGLSTLVVFLSLIFWGWLLGSVGMLLSVPLTMIVKIALEASDEGRWLATMLGTGEETVIKSED